Proteins from a genomic interval of Medicago truncatula cultivar Jemalong A17 chromosome 3, MtrunA17r5.0-ANR, whole genome shotgun sequence:
- the LOC11439464 gene encoding F-box/LRR-repeat protein 4: MAAGGGLPDDCWEYVISKLVCDNHWYLDTLSLVSKQFLSITNRSVYSLALICNPWPLYCLFQRFPNLKSLDLSGFRGDLNTLLSRFPPWCSITSLNLSNHPTFPVLGLQTILKNTTISSTLTSLTCSNIISLKSIDITFIADSFPFLQDLNISFPLGLSGYEDYNNALKVLTQKLSKLCKVNLSGNIDDSSLLQLCLNCEFLEEVVLFYCPRITDDALDPPPLRKLVLKDCSNYTYSGIYYLLSKCQSLKHLDIQKATFLNDPLFNKLCAFLGDLVFINVSGCELLTNFALFALLKNCPLLTEIKMESTGIGKVSMPSQDLVVYHQVKSLHLASNSCLRDEDIHMFAFLFPNMQLLDLSSCFYIKEGIDIVLKKCRKIRHFKFVRCRQANLCLINYEASKLERRE; this comes from the exons ATGGCAGCAGGAGGTGGTTTACCGGACGATTGCTGGGAATATGTGATATCCAAACTAGTATGTGATAACCATTGGTACTTAGATACTCTATCCCTTGTTTCCAAACAGTTCCTCTCCATCACAAACCGTTCTGTTTATTCCTTAGCATTAATCTGCAATCCATGGCCACTCTATTGCCTCTTCCAAAGGTTCCCAAACCTCAAATCCCTCGACCTCTCTGGCTTCCGCGGTGACCTAAACACACTTCTCTCTCGATTCCCTCCTTGGTGTTCCATCACTTCTCTCAACCTCTCCAACCACCCCACCTTCCCCGTATTAGGGTTGCAGACTATTCTCAAAAACACCACTATATCATCAACCTTGACCTCTCTGActtgttcaaatattatttctctcaaATCTATTGATATAACCTTCATTGCAGATTCTTTCCCGTTCCTCCAAGATTTGAATATCAGCTTTCCCCTAGGATTGAGCGGCTATGAGGATTACAACAATGCTCTAAAGGTTCTTACTCAAAAGCTTTCAAAACTCTGCAAGGTTAATCTCAGTGGTAACATTGATGATTCATCCCTCCTTCAACTGTGTTTGAACTGTGAGTTTCTAGAAGAGGTGGTTTTGTTTTATTGCCCTCGCATAACAGATGATG CACTTGACCCTCCTCCTTTGAGGAAACTTGTCCTCAAAGATTGCTCCAACTACACATATTCTGggatatattatttattgtcaAAGTGTCAATCACTGAAGCATCTAGATATTCAAAAAGCAACGTTTTTGAATGATCCACTTTTCAATAAGCTGTGCGCTTTTCTTGGTGATTTGGTGTTTATTAATGTGAGTGGTTGTGAATTGCTCACCAATTTTGCCTTGTTTGCACTCCTTAAGAACTGTCCTTTACTCACTGAGATCAAAATGGAGTCAACAGGAATTGGAAAGGTTTCAATGCCGTCACAGGATTTGGTTGTATACCATCAAGTGAAGTCTCTCCATTTGGCTTCCAATTCATGTTTGCGAGATGAAGACATCCACATGTTTGCTTTCCTGTTTCCTAATATGCAACTTCTTGATTTGAGCTCTTGCTTTTACATTAAAGAAGGTATTGATATAGTGTTAAAGAAATGTCGTAAGATTAGGCATTTTAAATTTGTCCGGTGCCGACAAGCTAATCTATGTTTGATCAACTATGAAGCTTCCAAACTCGAG AGAAGGGAGTGA